The following coding sequences lie in one Hymenobacter sp. J193 genomic window:
- a CDS encoding TlpA disulfide reductase family protein, which translates to MTRKSIISWLPPALFALVLFTPLRPIVLGGVQRGLLATGLWKAEVPALVPAKAPVVLTSSAAYPHNLPLTTLDGKPANLSDLRGKVVFVNLWASWCPPCVAEMPGIHALYKKMDPKKVAFVMLSLDENPAKAQAMLRRQGYTFPVYFPAGPLAPPFDSNSIPSTVILGPDGQVAARHNGMAEYDTPEFKAALEKLAK; encoded by the coding sequence ATGACTCGTAAATCCATCATTTCCTGGCTGCCACCAGCTCTTTTTGCACTCGTTCTGTTCACGCCCTTGCGGCCCATCGTGCTGGGCGGCGTGCAGCGCGGCTTGTTGGCCACCGGCCTTTGGAAAGCCGAAGTACCTGCCTTGGTTCCTGCTAAAGCGCCGGTTGTGCTTACCAGCAGCGCCGCTTATCCGCACAATCTGCCCTTGACTACGCTCGACGGGAAACCCGCGAATCTGAGCGACCTGAGAGGCAAGGTGGTGTTCGTGAATCTGTGGGCCAGCTGGTGCCCGCCCTGCGTGGCCGAGATGCCCGGCATTCACGCGCTCTACAAAAAGATGGACCCGAAGAAAGTAGCTTTCGTGATGCTCTCGCTGGATGAAAACCCAGCCAAGGCGCAGGCGATGCTCAGGCGCCAGGGCTACACCTTCCCGGTGTATTTCCCCGCTGGCCCCTTGGCCCCACCATTCGACTCCAACTCCATTCCGTCCACGGTAATTCTCGGCCCGGATGGGCAGGTAGCGGCTCGCCACAACGGCATGGCCGAGTACGATACGCCCGAATTCAAAGCTGCTTTGGAGAAGCTGGCCAAGTAA
- a CDS encoding VIT family protein encodes MRHLEQHRTHRIGWLRAAVLGANDGIISTASLVVGVAAASATQESVLVAGVAGLVAGAMSMATGEYVSVSSQADTEAADLAREQEELKTDAAAEHQELTAIYVERGVDPNLAAKVAEQLMAHDALGTHAREELGISETMSANPIQAALASAATFTVGAALPLLVILVAPAAYLSWTVSITSLLFLAALGGLAAYVGGSSVLKAAARVTFWGVLAMALSAVVGTFFNVTP; translated from the coding sequence ATGAGACACCTGGAGCAGCATCGCACGCATCGGATTGGTTGGCTACGGGCCGCCGTGCTCGGGGCCAACGACGGCATTATTTCCACGGCCAGCCTGGTGGTGGGGGTAGCCGCGGCCAGCGCCACGCAGGAAAGTGTGCTGGTGGCCGGCGTGGCCGGGCTGGTGGCGGGAGCCATGTCGATGGCGACGGGCGAATACGTTTCCGTCAGCTCGCAGGCCGATACGGAAGCGGCGGACCTTGCCCGGGAGCAGGAAGAGTTGAAGACGGATGCCGCCGCGGAGCACCAAGAACTCACCGCCATCTACGTGGAGCGCGGAGTGGACCCGAACCTGGCCGCGAAGGTGGCCGAGCAACTGATGGCCCATGACGCGCTGGGCACCCACGCCCGGGAGGAACTGGGTATTTCCGAAACCATGAGTGCCAACCCCATTCAGGCCGCGCTGGCGTCGGCCGCTACTTTTACCGTGGGCGCGGCGCTGCCGCTGCTGGTCATCCTGGTAGCCCCGGCTGCGTATCTGAGCTGGACGGTTTCCATTACCTCCCTGTTGTTTCTGGCTGCCCTGGGCGGGTTGGCCGCGTACGTGGGCGGCTCCAGTGTATTGAAAGCTGCCGCCCGGGTAACCTTCTGGGGAGTGCTGGCCATGGCTTTGTCAGCCGTGGTAGGTACTTTTTTCAATGTGACGCCCTAG
- a CDS encoding helix-turn-helix transcriptional regulator: MKTTTATAPADLNLTTEKMEKVAFILKTTAHPTRIAIVQLLANQESLSVTELSEELNIEQSLVSHHLTGMKLKGILSSHRDGKNIFYALKMREVVDVIQCLAGCTFL; encoded by the coding sequence ATGAAAACGACCACTGCCACCGCTCCTGCTGACCTGAACCTGACCACTGAGAAGATGGAGAAGGTGGCGTTTATCCTCAAGACCACGGCTCATCCGACGCGCATCGCCATCGTGCAGCTGCTCGCCAACCAGGAGAGCCTGTCCGTGACCGAACTCAGCGAGGAATTGAATATCGAGCAGAGCTTAGTGTCCCACCACTTGACCGGCATGAAGCTTAAAGGCATCCTGAGCAGCCACCGTGACGGCAAGAATATCTTTTACGCGCTGAAGATGCGCGAAGTAGTGGACGTGATTCAGTGCCTGGCCGGCTGCACGTTCCTGTAA
- a CDS encoding sulfite exporter TauE/SafE family protein, translating to MFHYLGYFAAIFIGLSLGIMGGGGSILTVPVLVYLMGVSPVLSTAYSLFVVGSTSVVGAWGYFRKGLVSLKTAVVFLLPSLLAVFAVRKLLMPAIPHKLFTLGSIVFTKDLLVLVSFAVLMVVAAVSMIRSKQAEVVLDEELHRKHAFNYPLVLGIGLVVGTLTGFVGAGGGFLIIPALVLGARLPMKLAVGTSLAIIALNSLIGFTGDLSAGTPIAWSFLAGFLAFALGGIVLGTYLARFIPGAKLKPAFGWFTLAMGTFILTKELLFHHP from the coding sequence ATGTTTCACTACCTCGGTTACTTCGCGGCTATCTTCATTGGCCTTTCGCTCGGCATTATGGGCGGGGGCGGCTCCATCCTCACCGTGCCGGTGCTGGTGTACCTGATGGGCGTGAGTCCGGTGCTGAGCACGGCCTACTCGCTGTTCGTGGTGGGCTCTACCTCCGTAGTAGGCGCCTGGGGCTACTTCCGCAAGGGGCTGGTGTCGCTGAAAACGGCCGTGGTCTTTCTGCTGCCCTCACTGCTGGCCGTGTTTGCGGTGCGCAAGCTGCTGATGCCCGCCATCCCGCACAAACTGTTCACGCTGGGCAGCATCGTGTTCACCAAGGACCTGCTGGTGCTGGTATCCTTTGCCGTGCTGATGGTCGTAGCCGCTGTCTCCATGATTCGCAGCAAGCAGGCCGAGGTCGTGCTCGACGAGGAGTTGCACCGGAAGCACGCCTTCAACTATCCGCTCGTGCTGGGAATTGGCCTGGTGGTGGGCACGCTCACGGGCTTTGTGGGCGCGGGTGGCGGCTTCCTGATTATTCCGGCCCTGGTGCTGGGGGCCCGCCTGCCCATGAAGCTGGCGGTGGGCACCTCGCTGGCCATCATTGCCCTGAACTCCCTAATAGGTTTCACCGGCGACCTGAGCGCGGGCACGCCCATTGCCTGGTCGTTTCTGGCGGGCTTCCTGGCCTTCGCCCTCGGCGGCATCGTTTTGGGAACCTACCTGGCCCGCTTCATTCCGGGGGCCAAATTGAAGCCCGCTTTCGGCTGGTTCACGCTGGCGATGGGCACGTTTATTCTCACCAAAGAGCTGCTGTTTCATCATCCCTAA
- a CDS encoding rhodanese-like domain-containing protein has translation MKIEQFEDKGLAHFSYAILSECAREIVLIDPARNPQPYYDYAKANDAKIVSIIETHPHADFVSSHLEIAQATGAVIRVSKLLGADYAHEAFDEGQEFTVGKLTFRALNTPGHSPDSISIVLSREGKDEAVFTGDTLFIGDVGRPDLRESAGNMTAKREELAGQMYHSLRDKLMPLAGTVLVYPAHGAGSLCGKALSGANSSTIADEKFGNPMLRELSEAEFVQELLADQPFIPKYFGYDVALNKAGAPDYAPSVQRVPRLAAGTTLETGAVVIDTRPEAEFKKGHADGAINIQQGGKFETWLGSIVGPEELFYLIAADEATLEDLIQKTAKIGYEPLIKGALVGTPATEATMPMLDVAQFRQHPEQYTIVDIRNATEHRDEPIFAGSLNIPLPELRERASEIPTDKPVVVHCAGGYRSAAGSSIVADALPGTKVLDLSEAVKSFQPASATH, from the coding sequence ATGAAAATCGAACAGTTTGAAGACAAAGGCCTGGCTCACTTTTCCTACGCCATCCTGAGCGAGTGCGCCCGCGAAATCGTGCTCATCGACCCGGCCCGCAACCCGCAGCCCTACTACGACTACGCGAAGGCGAATGACGCCAAAATCGTCAGCATCATCGAAACGCACCCCCACGCCGACTTTGTGAGCAGCCACCTGGAAATTGCCCAGGCCACCGGCGCCGTCATCCGCGTGAGTAAGCTGCTGGGGGCCGATTACGCCCACGAAGCCTTTGATGAAGGCCAGGAGTTCACGGTGGGCAAGCTCACGTTCCGCGCCCTGAACACCCCCGGCCACTCGCCCGACTCTATCAGCATCGTGCTCAGCCGAGAAGGCAAGGACGAAGCCGTCTTCACCGGCGACACGCTCTTTATCGGCGACGTGGGCCGCCCCGACCTGCGCGAAAGCGCCGGCAACATGACCGCCAAGCGCGAAGAGCTGGCAGGGCAGATGTACCACTCGCTGCGCGACAAGCTCATGCCCCTGGCCGGCACGGTGCTGGTATACCCCGCCCACGGCGCGGGCAGCCTCTGCGGCAAGGCCCTGAGCGGGGCCAACAGCAGCACGATTGCTGACGAGAAGTTTGGCAACCCCATGCTGCGGGAGCTGAGCGAAGCGGAATTTGTACAAGAGCTGCTGGCCGACCAGCCCTTCATCCCCAAATACTTCGGCTACGACGTGGCCCTGAATAAGGCCGGCGCGCCCGACTACGCGCCCAGTGTGCAGCGGGTGCCGCGCCTGGCCGCCGGCACGACGCTGGAAACCGGTGCGGTTGTCATCGACACCCGTCCCGAAGCCGAGTTCAAAAAGGGGCACGCGGACGGAGCCATCAACATTCAGCAGGGCGGCAAATTTGAAACCTGGCTGGGCTCCATCGTGGGACCGGAAGAGTTGTTCTACCTCATTGCGGCCGACGAGGCCACGCTCGAAGACCTGATTCAGAAAACCGCCAAAATCGGCTACGAGCCGCTGATTAAGGGCGCGCTGGTAGGAACCCCCGCTACCGAGGCCACCATGCCCATGCTGGACGTGGCGCAGTTCCGCCAGCACCCGGAGCAGTACACCATCGTGGACATCCGCAACGCCACCGAGCACCGCGACGAGCCCATTTTTGCCGGCTCCCTCAACATTCCGCTGCCCGAGCTGCGCGAGCGGGCCAGCGAGATTCCGACCGATAAGCCGGTGGTGGTGCATTGCGCGGGTGGCTACCGCTCGGCGGCCGGCAGCAGCATTGTGGCTGACGCCCTGCCCGGCACCAAAGTGCTGGACTTGAGCGAGGCCGTGAAATCCTTTCAGCCCGCTTCGGCAACCCACTAA
- a CDS encoding rhodanese-like domain-containing protein, with product MFGFNKSAAPAFQNLTPAQFAEGLRQPGAVLLDVRRPDEFAAGHLPGAVNIEVTAPDFGQRVAALDKTKPTYVYCRSGARSANAAGQLTSAGFAQVSNLLGGVLDWPGQLTTK from the coding sequence ATGTTCGGTTTCAATAAATCCGCCGCTCCTGCTTTTCAAAACCTGACGCCCGCGCAGTTTGCCGAGGGCCTGCGCCAGCCCGGTGCGGTGCTGCTGGACGTGCGCCGGCCCGACGAATTCGCCGCCGGCCACCTGCCCGGCGCGGTCAATATTGAAGTCACCGCGCCCGACTTCGGCCAGCGCGTGGCGGCCCTGGATAAAACCAAGCCCACCTACGTGTACTGCCGCAGCGGAGCCCGCTCGGCCAATGCCGCTGGTCAGCTTACCAGCGCCGGCTTCGCGCAGGTCAGTAACCTGCTCGGCGGCGTGCTCGACTGGCCGGGACAACTCACTACTAAATAA
- a CDS encoding YeeE/YedE family protein has protein sequence MLELLQQPWPWYVAGPLIGLTVPALLLVGNKALGISSSLRHVCAACVPAGIPFLTYNWRAEIWNLVFVLGIALGGFIGYRVLGHPDVIGISAATVRDLKAEMHLTDFSGLLPRELFALENLANWKGWVFLVLGGFLVGFGTRYAGGCTSGHAISGLSNLQWVSLVAVIGFFAGGLLMTWIIYPMLF, from the coding sequence ATGCTTGAACTCCTGCAACAACCCTGGCCCTGGTACGTGGCTGGCCCTTTGATTGGCCTGACGGTGCCCGCGCTGCTGCTCGTAGGCAACAAGGCCCTGGGTATCAGCTCCTCGCTGCGTCATGTCTGCGCCGCCTGCGTGCCGGCCGGCATCCCTTTTCTGACCTATAACTGGCGGGCCGAAATCTGGAACCTGGTGTTCGTGCTCGGCATTGCGCTGGGCGGCTTCATCGGCTACCGCGTGCTGGGCCACCCCGACGTTATCGGCATCTCGGCCGCCACCGTGCGCGACCTGAAAGCCGAGATGCACCTGACCGACTTCTCCGGCCTGCTGCCCCGCGAGTTGTTCGCCCTGGAAAATCTGGCCAACTGGAAAGGCTGGGTGTTCCTAGTGCTGGGCGGCTTTCTGGTGGGCTTCGGCACGCGCTACGCCGGCGGCTGCACCTCGGGCCACGCCATTTCGGGCCTATCGAACCTGCAATGGGTGTCGCTGGTGGCCGTCATCGGGTTCTTTGCCGGTGGCCTACTGATGACCTGGATTATTTACCCGATGCTGTTCTAA
- a CDS encoding bifunctional 2-polyprenyl-6-hydroxyphenol methylase/3-demethylubiquinol 3-O-methyltransferase UbiG translates to MEAFAPSAVDFWDARYAEEAYAYGTEPNTYFRQQLDALPPGRLLLLAEGEGRNAVYAAKRGWEVTAVDFSDEGRSKALRLAVSQRVRLQYRVADLTALAWQQAGYYDAVGLIYAHFSPVDRQAVHAAAASLAPGGHLLLEAFSPRQLGLPSGGPKSAELLYEPATLATDFAGLTLLENHELGVVLHEGSFHAGPANVVRLLATRPSTPESTNSL, encoded by the coding sequence ATGGAAGCTTTTGCGCCAAGTGCCGTCGATTTCTGGGATGCCCGCTACGCGGAGGAGGCCTATGCTTACGGCACCGAGCCGAACACCTACTTCCGCCAGCAGTTGGATGCGCTGCCGCCCGGCCGCCTGCTGCTGCTGGCCGAAGGCGAAGGCCGCAACGCGGTGTACGCCGCCAAGCGCGGCTGGGAAGTAACGGCCGTGGATTTCAGCGACGAAGGCCGCTCCAAAGCCCTGCGCCTGGCCGTAAGTCAGCGCGTGCGACTCCAGTACCGAGTAGCTGACCTCACCGCCCTCGCGTGGCAGCAGGCCGGCTACTATGATGCAGTGGGCCTCATTTACGCCCATTTTTCCCCGGTTGACCGCCAGGCGGTTCACGCCGCCGCCGCCAGCCTGGCCCCCGGCGGACACCTTTTACTCGAAGCCTTTAGCCCCCGGCAGCTTGGTCTGCCCTCGGGCGGCCCCAAGTCCGCCGAACTGCTTTACGAGCCGGCTACGCTGGCCACCGACTTTGCCGGGCTGACGCTACTCGAAAACCACGAGTTGGGCGTGGTGCTGCACGAAGGCAGCTTCCACGCCGGCCCCGCCAACGTGGTGCGCCTGCTGGCCACCCGCCCTTCCACCCCCGAATCCACCAACTCCCTATGA
- a CDS encoding YeeE/YedE family protein, whose protein sequence is MKYLKYLVLGTLFGIILTKSEVVSWFRIQEMFRFQSFHMYGVIGSAILVGMISIQLIKRNRLKSIDGEEIKITDKKFNHGIWIGGFIFGLGWALTGACPGPLFAQLGSGIGSAAVLILAALAGTWTYSALREKLPY, encoded by the coding sequence ATGAAATACCTCAAATACCTAGTGCTGGGCACACTGTTCGGCATTATTCTCACCAAAAGCGAAGTTGTCAGCTGGTTTCGGATTCAGGAAATGTTCCGCTTCCAGAGCTTCCACATGTACGGCGTCATCGGCTCGGCCATTCTGGTGGGCATGATTTCCATTCAACTCATCAAGCGCAACCGCCTCAAGTCGATTGACGGGGAGGAAATCAAGATTACCGACAAGAAATTCAACCACGGCATCTGGATTGGGGGCTTCATCTTCGGCCTCGGCTGGGCGCTCACCGGGGCCTGTCCTGGCCCGCTGTTCGCGCAGCTGGGCAGTGGCATTGGCTCGGCGGCTGTCCTGATTCTGGCCGCGCTGGCCGGCACCTGGACCTACAGCGCCCTGCGCGAAAAGCTTCCCTACTAA
- a CDS encoding OprD family porin, translating to MLPRWLLPGVALLIGARPAHAQSAPPDTLLRHAAPAAIAAPPAPLAADSTAPLSLPQALHRGTFSGHIRTVFMATLNRSTAPDYYAHGVGAGLRYETQAWHGLQVGLEGFFLKKLYASSLAAEPGRPESRYELSLFDQEHPHSRELLHQVEELWVRWQARPGWQLTYGRQQLDTPLLNSQDSRLSPNFVQGLWVVGHLNAATTLQGGWLTHVAPRSTDRWYRLDEAVGRYSMGVAPDSSRASYLGRVRTHGLAVLGLRRTLGPHTTVQAWQYFADHLLATSWLEGTRTLTRPAGTWTVSGQVLWQHSLTNDVESPPSHRYSEPSEQARVLSTRLAYQRRAWQVAAQYTRVSAHGRYLFPREWGREPFYTTLPRERIEGAGDVHALGASLAWQRPHAPGWKRAMATTTCRSRPASTSTACPTFIS from the coding sequence ATGCTTCCCCGCTGGCTCCTGCCGGGCGTTGCGCTACTCATCGGCGCACGGCCCGCTCATGCCCAATCCGCTCCACCTGATACGCTGCTGCGGCACGCTGCCCCGGCGGCTATCGCTGCGCCTCCGGCCCCGTTGGCAGCCGATTCCACCGCCCCGCTTAGCTTACCCCAGGCCCTGCACCGGGGTACCTTCAGCGGCCACATCCGCACCGTGTTCATGGCCACGCTCAACCGCAGCACTGCCCCCGACTATTACGCCCACGGCGTGGGGGCCGGCCTACGCTACGAAACCCAAGCCTGGCACGGCTTGCAGGTGGGCCTAGAAGGCTTCTTTCTGAAAAAGCTGTATGCCAGTTCGCTGGCCGCCGAGCCGGGCCGCCCGGAAAGCCGCTACGAACTGAGCCTCTTCGACCAGGAGCACCCGCACAGCCGGGAGTTGCTGCACCAGGTGGAGGAACTGTGGGTACGCTGGCAGGCCCGACCGGGCTGGCAGCTCACCTACGGCCGGCAGCAACTAGACACGCCCCTGCTCAACTCCCAGGACTCGCGGCTGAGTCCCAACTTCGTGCAGGGCCTGTGGGTAGTAGGCCACCTCAACGCGGCCACTACCCTGCAGGGCGGCTGGCTGACGCACGTCGCGCCCCGTTCCACCGACCGCTGGTACCGGCTGGACGAGGCCGTGGGCCGCTACTCAATGGGAGTAGCCCCCGACAGCAGCCGGGCCAGCTACCTGGGCCGGGTCCGCACGCACGGGCTGGCCGTGCTGGGGCTGCGGCGCACACTGGGACCGCACACCACCGTGCAGGCCTGGCAGTATTTTGCCGACCACCTGCTGGCCACCAGTTGGCTGGAAGGCACCCGGACTCTGACGCGCCCCGCCGGCACCTGGACGGTCAGCGGCCAGGTGCTCTGGCAGCACAGCCTAACCAACGACGTGGAAAGCCCGCCCAGCCACCGTTACTCGGAGCCCAGCGAACAGGCCCGCGTCCTGAGCACCCGCCTGGCGTACCAGCGGCGGGCGTGGCAGGTGGCCGCCCAGTACACCCGCGTCTCGGCCCACGGCCGCTACCTGTTTCCGCGCGAGTGGGGCCGCGAGCCGTTTTACACCACCCTGCCCCGCGAGCGGATAGAAGGAGCCGGCGACGTGCACGCGCTGGGGGCCAGCCTGGCCTGGCAACGGCCGCACGCCCCCGGCTGGAAGCGGGCTATGGCTACTACAACCTGTCGAAGCAGGCCCGCCTCAACAAGTACAGCCTGCCCGACTTTCATCAGCTGA
- a CDS encoding DsrE family protein — protein MYLMFSLRSLLAFLFLVSLTRPAAAQVPAAPDKPAFMGAVAKKNRYRAVYQLDSDDPKLIKQTLRNMKNALADPRLQGKLQLELVVFGGGVDVFRKSQPYEAELRALQQQGVLLAQGQNTMKERQISPDELFAFIAYVPTGNGELIIRQQQGWALVHP, from the coding sequence ATGTACCTCATGTTTTCGCTCCGCTCCCTGCTGGCGTTTCTGTTCCTAGTCAGCCTTACCCGGCCGGCCGCCGCGCAAGTGCCGGCCGCCCCGGACAAGCCCGCGTTTATGGGGGCCGTGGCGAAAAAAAACCGCTACCGGGCCGTATATCAGCTCGACAGCGACGACCCCAAGCTTATCAAGCAAACCCTGCGCAATATGAAAAACGCGCTGGCCGACCCGCGCCTGCAAGGCAAGTTGCAGCTGGAACTGGTGGTGTTTGGCGGGGGCGTGGACGTGTTCCGCAAAAGCCAGCCCTACGAGGCCGAGCTACGGGCCTTGCAGCAACAGGGCGTCCTGCTGGCGCAAGGCCAGAACACGATGAAGGAACGCCAGATTAGCCCGGACGAGCTGTTTGCCTTCATTGCCTACGTGCCCACCGGCAACGGGGAATTGATTATCCGTCAGCAGCAGGGCTGGGCGCTGGTGCATCCATAG